Proteins encoded within one genomic window of Agelaius phoeniceus isolate bAgePho1 chromosome 9, bAgePho1.hap1, whole genome shotgun sequence:
- the LOC129123218 gene encoding protein ecdysoneless homolog — MEALRRPALPEDAVRYRLFAAAGPGGEALLRRCAELALVRFAPLLASYVWQRQPFRLRYVPGRGEIPAHLGGTTVFGDNVEDEWFIVYLLREITREFPGLAASIDDNDGEFLLIEAADFLPKWLNPENSENRVFFYKGELHIIPPGEPGEQGWALSAPCPTVPQALALLSTRPEELLAAEPIRAALNKRIHGYPEKIQASLHRARCFLPAGIAAVLRLRPSLVAAAVQAFYLREPGDLAACRRPFRTFPAEQRVMALVTFTRCLYAQLVQQQFVPDRRSGYTLPAPSHPQYRAYELGMKLAHGFEMLCSKSSKVAPDAKRNVLSSPLWERFLRSLKEKDYFKGEMEGSAKYLELLHMAEDHFQQCVAVPESSDEVSPGDEILTLLQTTPIDLKEFERAAACLPAEDDDSWLDITPGALDQMLKETRNESLPSTNEEEQSYDLGAVAESMKAFVSKVSTHEGAELPWSSDESQVTFDVDSFTKALDRILGADSEELDSDDLDEEEEEELGFSDEDDEELGAGNERQEQKVSPEELVGSLKAYMRDMDRELAQTNVGKSFSSHKRGASSVGAAPCESAGPGCGAEAVELAALDVDMNLVANLLESYSAQAGLAGPTSNILQSLGLNLPESTELTGS; from the exons ATGGAGGCGCTGCGGCGGCCGGCGCTGCCCGAGGACGCGGTGCGCTACCGCCTGTTCGCGGCGGCGGGCCCGGGCGGCGAGGCGCTGCTGCGGCGCTGCGCTGAGCTGGCCCTGGTGCGCTTCGCCCCGCTCCTGGCCTCCTACGTGTGGCAGCGGCAGCCGTTCCGCCTGCGCTACGTGCCGGGCCGCG GCGAGATCCCGGCGCACTTGGGCGGCACCACGGTGTTCGGGGATAACGTGGAGGATGAGTGGTTCATTGTGTACCTGCTCCGGGAGATCACCAGGGAGTTCCCGGGGCTGGCAGCCAG TATTGATGACAACGATGGAGAGTTTCTCTTGATAGAAGCAGCTGATTTTCTGCCCAAGTGGCTGAATCCTGAGAACAGTGAAAACAGG GTGTTCTTTTACAAAGGAGAGCTGCACATCATTCCTCCGGGGgagcctggggagcagggctgggccctctctgctccctgtcccacGGTGCCCCAGGCGCTGGCTCTGTTATCCACGCGCCCCGaggagctcctggctgcagagcccaTCAGAGCCGCGCTGAATAAACGCATCCATGG GTATCCCGAGAAGATCCAGGCCTCGCTGCACCGAGCCCGCTGCTTCCTCCCGGCCGGGATCGCGGCCGTGCTGAGGCTGCGCCCGTCCCTGGTGGCTGCGGCCGTCCAGGCCTTCTACCTGCGGGAGCCGGGCGATCTGGCGGCCTGCCGGCGCCCTTTCAGAACCTTCCCTGCCGAGCAGCGAGTGATGGCCCTG GTGACTTTCACTCGGTGTCTGTATGCACAGCTGGTGCAGCAGCAGTTTGTTCCCGACAGACGCAGTGGGTACACCCTGCCCGCCCCATCTCATCCTCAGTACAGAGCCTACGAGCTGGGCATGAAGCTG GCTCATGGCTTTGAAATGTTGTGCTCCAAGAGCAGTAAAGTGGCTCCTGATGCCAAGAGAAACGTGTTAAGCAGTCCTCTGTGGGAGAGATTCCTCAGGAGCTTGAAGGAGAAGGATTATTTCAAG GGAGAAATGGAAGGATCAGCCAAGTACCTGGAACTGTTGCACATGGCAGAAGATCACTTCCAGCAATGTGTTGCAGTGCCAGAAAG CTCTGATGAAGTGAGCCCAGGTGATGAAATCCTGACACTGCTACAGACAACACCCATTGATCTGAAGGAATttgagagagcagcagcttgtCTTCCTGCAGAGGATG ATGACAGCTGGCTGGATATTACACCAGGTGCTCTGGATCAGATGCTGAAGGAGACAAGAAATGAGTCCCTTCCTTCCACAAATGAGGAAGAGCAAAGCTATGACTTGGGAGCAGTTGCTGAGAGCATGAAGGCTTTTGTGTCCAAAGTCTCCACACACGAAGGAGCAGAACTGCCATG gtCATCTGATGAATCCCAAGTTACCTTTGATGTGGATTCTTTTACAAAAGCCCTGGACAGAATTTTAG GGGCAGACTCGGAGGAGCTGGATTctgatgatctggatgaggaggaggaggaggagttggGTTTCTCAGATGAGGATGATGAAGAGCTGGGTGCTGGGAATGaaaggcaggagcagaaggTGTCTCCTGAGGAGCTCGTGGGCAGTCTCAAGGCGTACATGAGGGACATGGACCGTGAGCTGGCACAGACCAACGTTGGGAAAAGCTTCAGCAGCCACAAGAGAGGG GcaagttctgttggagcagccCCATGTGAGAGTGCTGGCCCTGGTTGTGGAGCTGAGGCTGTTGAGCTGGCAGCCCTGGATGTGGACATGAACCTGGTGGCAAACCTGCTCGAGTCCTacagtgcccaggctggcctGGCAGGACCCACCTCGAACATTTTACAGAGCCTGGGGCTGAATTTACctgagagcacagagctcactggcagctga